From Halobacterium sp. R2-5, the proteins below share one genomic window:
- a CDS encoding DUF5798 family protein — protein MGFGSTAKKLQKVAEVADKLYERFERLREQVNDLADTVEETNERVADLEREVAAQRAVLEALAEQDGVDVDAVVEDARVGDAGSDGADDND, from the coding sequence ATGGGATTCGGTTCGACCGCGAAGAAGCTCCAGAAGGTCGCGGAGGTCGCGGACAAGCTCTACGAGCGCTTCGAGCGCCTCCGCGAACAGGTCAACGACCTCGCGGACACCGTCGAGGAGACCAACGAACGCGTCGCCGACCTCGAACGCGAGGTGGCCGCCCAGCGCGCGGTCCTCGAAGCGCTCGCCGAACAGGACGGCGTCGACGTCGACGCCGTCGTCGAGGACGCGCGCGTCGGAGACGCCGGCAGCGACGGTGCGGATGACAACGACTAA
- the arsN2 gene encoding arsenic resistance N-acetyltransferase ArsN2 → MTDSLTVREADAGAIERIAALLDANDLPHRGLDESPGRFFAGYVDGGLVAAGGVELCGTAGILRSVVVAESHRGEGFGTALCEEVERVAADEGADSLYLLTTTAPAFFRERGFRETPRENAPDAVRESALFAERCPDSATCMQKAIA, encoded by the coding sequence ATGACTGACTCGCTGACCGTCCGGGAGGCCGACGCCGGGGCGATAGAGCGCATCGCCGCGCTGCTCGACGCGAACGACCTCCCGCACCGCGGCCTCGACGAGAGCCCCGGCCGGTTCTTCGCGGGCTACGTCGACGGCGGCCTCGTCGCCGCAGGCGGCGTCGAACTGTGCGGTACCGCCGGCATCCTGCGGTCCGTCGTCGTCGCGGAGTCGCACCGCGGCGAGGGGTTCGGGACGGCGCTCTGCGAGGAAGTCGAGCGAGTCGCGGCCGACGAGGGCGCCGACTCGCTGTACCTGCTGACGACGACCGCGCCCGCGTTCTTCCGCGAGCGCGGCTTCCGGGAGACGCCCCGCGAGAACGCGCCGGACGCAGTCCGCGAGTCGGCGCTGTTCGCCGAGCGCTGCCCGGACTCCGCGACCTGCATGCAGAAGGCGATAGCGTGA
- a CDS encoding mechanosensitive ion channel family protein, translated as MSVAPLPFLEDLVPQYAGALTQFLYFVAAFVAIYAVGKLVVRPLFDRVLRRRSLDEHARKPLQKIVNFGILFVAVAVAFGFAGYGSFVTSLATIAAAATLAIGFAMQDVIANFVAGVFIYTDEPFRVGDWIEWDDQSGVVEDISLRVTRVRTFDNELLTVPNSILTDDVIKNPVAKDKLRQQFLFGIGYDDDIDEATEIIVEEAENHENILDDPGVTVRLTELGDSYVGLKSRFWIGNPSRSDFVKTQSEYVQNVKQRFDEAGIDIPYQIRTLDGEIDISGAASTEHLENGSQSAEQAQD; from the coding sequence ATGTCAGTGGCGCCGCTGCCGTTCCTCGAAGACCTCGTGCCGCAGTACGCGGGGGCGCTCACGCAGTTCCTCTACTTCGTCGCGGCGTTCGTCGCCATCTACGCGGTCGGGAAGCTCGTCGTGCGGCCGCTGTTCGACCGCGTGCTCCGGCGGCGCAGCCTCGACGAGCACGCCCGCAAGCCCCTCCAGAAGATCGTGAACTTCGGCATCCTGTTCGTCGCCGTCGCCGTGGCGTTCGGGTTCGCGGGCTACGGGAGCTTCGTGACGAGCCTGGCGACCATCGCGGCGGCCGCCACGCTCGCCATCGGGTTCGCGATGCAGGACGTCATCGCGAACTTCGTCGCGGGCGTGTTCATCTACACGGACGAGCCGTTCCGCGTCGGCGACTGGATCGAGTGGGACGACCAGTCGGGCGTCGTCGAGGACATCAGCCTCCGCGTCACGCGCGTGCGAACGTTCGACAACGAGCTGCTGACGGTGCCGAACTCGATTCTCACGGACGACGTCATCAAGAACCCGGTCGCGAAGGACAAGCTCCGCCAGCAGTTCCTGTTCGGCATCGGCTACGACGACGACATCGACGAGGCCACCGAGATCATCGTCGAGGAGGCCGAGAACCACGAGAACATCCTCGACGACCCCGGCGTGACGGTGCGCCTGACGGAGCTCGGGGACTCCTACGTCGGTCTCAAGTCGCGGTTCTGGATCGGGAATCCCTCCCGGTCGGACTTCGTGAAGACCCAGAGCGAGTACGTCCAGAACGTCAAGCAGCGCTTCGACGAGGCGGGCATCGACATCCCTTACCAGATCCGCACGCTCGACGGCGAGATCGACATCTCGGGGGCGGCGTCGACCGAGCACCTCGAGAACGGGTCGCAGTCGGCGGAACAGGCCCAGGACTAA
- a CDS encoding metalloregulator ArsR/SmtB family transcription factor: MASQEPTPAPADDTERAAPGCRSVAHDLSEDAVAADVDVLAALGNDTRYEALRLIADADDAVCVCELEPALGVSQGAVSQALSRLFSAGLVDRRKDGRWRYYTATPRAERLLDVLDETRDVDE, from the coding sequence ATGGCGAGCCAAGAACCCACTCCCGCCCCGGCGGACGACACCGAGCGGGCGGCGCCGGGCTGTCGCTCGGTCGCCCACGACCTCTCGGAGGACGCCGTCGCCGCGGACGTCGACGTGCTCGCGGCGCTGGGAAACGACACGCGCTACGAGGCGCTGCGGCTCATCGCGGACGCCGACGACGCGGTCTGCGTCTGCGAGCTCGAACCCGCGCTCGGCGTGAGTCAGGGCGCGGTCAGTCAGGCGCTCTCGCGGCTGTTCAGCGCCGGGCTCGTCGACCGCCGGAAGGACGGCCGGTGGCGGTACTACACCGCGACGCCGCGCGCCGAGCGCCTCCTCGACGTGCTCGACGAGACGAGGGACGTCGATGAGTGA
- a CDS encoding GAF domain-containing protein, with translation MILCADPDAAARERTADALTDAGFDVKHAGSLCAARDSLDGAAVDCLVTEYDLGDGTGLELAEDVRERSPDAACVLFTSAPLDEVDTDAFGSVVAEYVRKTGDDCGELVGLVEHALAFRSHTAYPLPDDEDARVAALEQYAVDPAELGGSLDRLTELATELFGADAAAVGLIDAHTEEFLACHGITFDAMDREDTVCTYAILDDSVTVIEDVAEDPRFEDNEGLAAANIRFYASAPLVTPDGQAIGTFCVYDDEPRAFDERDRELLSMLGGEAMDQLTLRRRIRDAQRGGRDD, from the coding sequence ATGATTCTCTGTGCGGACCCCGACGCGGCGGCCCGCGAGCGGACGGCGGACGCGCTCACCGACGCCGGCTTCGACGTCAAGCACGCGGGCTCGCTCTGCGCCGCACGCGACAGCCTCGACGGGGCGGCGGTAGACTGTCTCGTCACGGAGTACGACCTCGGCGACGGCACCGGTCTCGAACTCGCCGAAGACGTCCGCGAGCGCTCGCCCGACGCGGCCTGCGTGCTGTTCACGTCGGCGCCGCTGGACGAGGTCGACACCGACGCGTTCGGGTCGGTCGTCGCGGAGTACGTCCGGAAGACCGGCGACGACTGCGGGGAGCTCGTCGGCCTCGTCGAGCACGCGCTCGCGTTCCGCAGCCACACCGCGTACCCGCTCCCGGACGACGAGGACGCGCGCGTCGCCGCGCTCGAACAGTACGCCGTCGATCCCGCGGAACTCGGGGGTTCCCTGGACCGCCTGACGGAGCTCGCGACCGAGCTGTTCGGCGCGGACGCGGCCGCCGTCGGCCTCATCGACGCCCACACCGAGGAGTTCCTCGCCTGCCACGGCATCACCTTCGACGCGATGGACCGCGAGGACACCGTCTGTACGTACGCGATTCTCGACGACAGCGTGACAGTCATCGAGGACGTGGCCGAGGACCCCCGATTCGAGGACAACGAGGGACTGGCCGCCGCGAACATCCGATTCTACGCGAGTGCGCCCCTCGTCACCCCGGACGGACAGGCCATCGGGACGTTCTGCGTCTACGACGACGAACCCCGTGCGTTCGACGAGCGCGACCGCGAGCTGCTGTCGATGCTCGGCGGCGAGGCGATGGACCAGCTGACGCTGCGCCGGCGAATCCGCGACGCACAGCGAGGCGGTCGCGATGACTGA
- the arsM gene encoding arsenite methyltransferase: MSDDARCAGNDGVDATEQRAAVRERYAGEATDAGGCCGSDADEAALERGYSREDVDAVEAGANLGLSCGNPTAIAGLREGETVLDLGSGGGFDCFLAAREVGPEGRVIGVDMTPEMVERARENAADSDADNVEFRLGEIEHLPVADAAVDVVVSNCVVNLSPDKPRVFREAFRALRPGGRLAISDVVLTADLPDAYRGDPDAVAACVAGASTIDALEAMLADAGFEAVDVEPEEDSETFVREWDDERDPSEYVVAATIEAEKPPA; encoded by the coding sequence ATGAGTGACGACGCCCGCTGCGCCGGGAACGACGGGGTCGACGCCACAGAGCAGCGCGCGGCCGTCCGCGAGCGGTACGCCGGCGAGGCGACGGACGCGGGCGGCTGCTGCGGGAGCGACGCCGACGAAGCCGCGCTCGAACGCGGGTACTCTCGGGAGGACGTCGACGCCGTCGAGGCCGGCGCGAACCTCGGGCTGAGCTGCGGGAACCCGACTGCAATCGCGGGCCTCCGGGAGGGCGAGACGGTCCTCGACCTCGGCTCCGGCGGCGGGTTCGACTGCTTCCTCGCGGCCCGCGAGGTCGGCCCCGAGGGCCGGGTAATCGGCGTCGACATGACCCCGGAGATGGTCGAGCGCGCCCGCGAGAACGCCGCCGACAGCGACGCCGACAACGTCGAGTTCCGCCTCGGCGAGATCGAACACCTGCCCGTCGCGGACGCCGCCGTGGACGTCGTCGTCTCGAACTGCGTCGTCAACCTCTCGCCGGACAAACCGCGGGTGTTCCGGGAGGCGTTCCGCGCGCTCCGGCCGGGCGGTCGGCTCGCAATCTCCGACGTGGTGCTGACCGCCGACCTCCCCGATGCCTACCGCGGCGACCCGGACGCCGTCGCCGCCTGCGTCGCCGGCGCGTCCACCATCGACGCGCTCGAAGCGATGCTCGCCGACGCCGGCTTCGAGGCCGTCGACGTCGAGCCGGAGGAGGACAGCGAGACGTTCGTCCGCGAGTGGGACGACGAGCGCGACCCCAGCGAGTACGTCGTCGCCGCCACCATCGAAGCCGAGAAGCCGCCCGCGTAG
- a CDS encoding AIM24 family protein: MDLSTLPQAAESAPDSDGFQKENNRLLGIPVDGTVMVRAGSMIAYTGELTFTGKSTAEGGLTGFVKEAVTSEGTPVMAAEGTGYLYVADRSKKVQVLELDDGESISVNGSDVLAFDSNVDYEISTIGSLSGAAAGGLTNVYLTGPGEVAVTTHGDPLVVSPPVTTDPDATVAWSDGLSPSFSVNKAFEIGQTSGESVQMEFTADEGFVVLQPHEEGGQT; the protein is encoded by the coding sequence ATGGACCTCTCGACGCTCCCCCAGGCCGCCGAATCGGCCCCCGACAGCGACGGTTTCCAGAAGGAGAACAACCGCCTGCTCGGCATCCCGGTCGACGGCACCGTGATGGTGCGCGCCGGCTCGATGATCGCCTACACCGGCGAACTGACGTTCACCGGGAAGTCCACCGCGGAAGGCGGGCTCACCGGCTTCGTGAAAGAGGCCGTCACCAGCGAGGGGACGCCGGTCATGGCCGCCGAAGGGACCGGCTACCTCTACGTCGCCGACCGCAGCAAGAAAGTCCAGGTGCTCGAACTCGACGACGGCGAGTCCATCTCCGTCAACGGCAGCGACGTGCTGGCGTTCGACTCGAACGTCGACTACGAGATCAGCACCATCGGCAGCCTCTCCGGCGCCGCCGCGGGCGGCCTGACGAACGTCTACCTCACCGGCCCCGGAGAAGTCGCCGTCACGACCCACGGCGACCCGCTGGTCGTGTCGCCGCCCGTGACGACCGACCCGGACGCGACGGTCGCGTGGAGCGACGGCCTCTCGCCGTCGTTCTCCGTGAACAAGGCGTTCGAGATCGGCCAGACGTCCGGCGAGTCCGTCCAGATGGAGTTCACCGCCGACGAGGGGTTCGTCGTCCTCCAGCCCCACGAGGAAGGCGGTCAGACGTAA
- a CDS encoding PLP-dependent cysteine synthase family protein, whose product MTTHRRPLDSVLETVGETPLVRVHASPEDVPVYAKLESFNPGASVKDRIGKHMLEAMLDSGELPEGGTVVEPTAGNTGIGFAVAAGQLGVDAVFVVPERFSVEKQQLMRALGADVINTPTEDGMGGAIDRAHELAEELDDAVVPQQFSNPLNAEAHYETTGPEIHEALDGEVGALVAGCGTAGTLMGTGRYLREHVSELHVTAVEPEGSLYATTQGEDAEEAEYKTEGIGTHDPSTNELFDPEFVDDVVQIPDEDTHAEMQRLASEEGHLVASSSAANSLAALDVAERAAAGELELPYDCVVTVFPDSSERYLSKGVYGSYEEWEG is encoded by the coding sequence ATGACCACCCACCGGCGGCCGCTGGACTCCGTGCTGGAGACTGTCGGCGAGACCCCGCTCGTGCGCGTCCACGCGTCCCCCGAGGACGTCCCGGTGTACGCGAAACTGGAGTCGTTCAACCCGGGCGCGAGCGTGAAAGACCGCATCGGGAAGCACATGCTCGAAGCGATGCTCGACTCCGGTGAGCTCCCGGAGGGCGGCACCGTCGTGGAGCCGACGGCGGGCAACACCGGCATCGGGTTCGCGGTCGCCGCCGGCCAGCTCGGCGTGGACGCGGTGTTCGTCGTCCCCGAGCGCTTCAGCGTCGAGAAACAGCAGTTGATGCGCGCGCTCGGTGCGGACGTCATCAACACGCCCACCGAGGACGGGATGGGCGGCGCCATCGACCGCGCGCACGAGCTCGCCGAGGAACTGGACGACGCGGTCGTCCCCCAGCAGTTCTCGAACCCACTGAACGCAGAAGCCCACTACGAGACCACGGGCCCCGAGATTCACGAGGCCCTCGACGGCGAGGTCGGCGCGCTCGTCGCGGGCTGTGGCACCGCCGGCACGCTCATGGGCACGGGCCGGTATCTCCGTGAACACGTCTCCGAGTTGCACGTGACGGCCGTCGAACCCGAGGGGTCGCTGTACGCGACCACGCAGGGCGAGGACGCCGAGGAGGCCGAGTACAAGACCGAGGGCATCGGCACGCACGACCCGTCGACGAACGAGCTGTTCGACCCCGAGTTCGTCGACGACGTCGTCCAGATTCCCGACGAGGACACCCACGCCGAGATGCAGCGCCTCGCCAGCGAGGAAGGCCACCTCGTCGCGTCCAGCTCCGCCGCGAACTCGCTGGCGGCCCTCGACGTCGCGGAGCGCGCCGCGGCCGGCGAACTCGAGTTGCCGTACGACTGCGTCGTGACCGTGTTCCCGGACTCCAGCGAGCGATACCTCTCGAAGGGCGTCTACGGCAGCTACGAGGAGTGGGAGGGCTGA